A genomic window from Methanovulcanius yangii includes:
- the larC gene encoding nickel insertion protein, translating to MRTFVIDPSESGISGGALAAAAMALVGSAAHLESIAEAISRSSCGAGWEVRYQPPTPGSTEGFVIIGNGTAGDDSTDDLSEAAGIISSELDLSPRAHEVMEGAIADLSRFDSAAGIGDIIECVVPLALMDRAGILSSPVCSLPPAAGLPSSPVIAICARHRVPLPAGLLHESRTTSAGMALLANMAECIDTFPGMIPCRIVHGGDGTGRVLRIIEGESSDVVEERIVLLETNIDDVTGEVMAYAQQRLLAEGAVDVYFTPVLGKKSRPAHVLTVITNRRLYRHLTGILMEETGTLGVRIYEVPRLVAKRKRNTVPVEIAGGVYDIRVKRSTVDGIPIALKPEFEDMKQVAETTGLPLRTIAAVVMRQLEPFGQEKP from the coding sequence ATGAGAACATTTGTTATTGATCCATCGGAGAGCGGAATCTCCGGTGGGGCTCTGGCAGCGGCGGCTATGGCCCTTGTGGGGTCGGCCGCTCACCTCGAGTCGATAGCAGAGGCAATTTCCCGATCCTCATGCGGTGCCGGGTGGGAGGTCCGGTATCAACCGCCAACTCCCGGTTCTACTGAAGGATTTGTGATCATCGGGAACGGGACGGCCGGAGACGATTCTACGGATGACCTCAGCGAAGCAGCGGGCATAATCTCTTCCGAGCTGGATCTATCGCCAAGGGCGCATGAGGTGATGGAGGGAGCGATAGCCGATCTTTCCCGCTTTGACAGTGCTGCAGGGATTGGCGACATCATCGAATGTGTTGTACCCCTTGCCCTCATGGACCGTGCAGGCATCCTTTCATCTCCTGTCTGTTCGTTGCCCCCTGCGGCAGGGCTCCCCTCCTCACCGGTCATCGCCATATGCGCCCGTCACCGCGTTCCCCTTCCGGCGGGCTTGCTGCATGAATCCCGCACCACCAGTGCCGGCATGGCGCTTCTTGCCAATATGGCAGAATGTATTGACACCTTCCCCGGGATGATACCGTGCCGGATTGTGCATGGCGGTGACGGCACGGGTCGCGTGCTCCGGATCATAGAGGGGGAGTCATCCGATGTGGTGGAAGAGAGGATCGTGCTTCTTGAGACCAATATCGACGATGTCACGGGCGAGGTAATGGCATATGCCCAGCAGCGACTGCTTGCCGAAGGGGCAGTGGATGTCTACTTCACTCCTGTACTCGGCAAGAAGAGCCGGCCTGCGCATGTTCTGACGGTGATCACCAACCGTCGCCTGTATCGTCACCTGACCGGTATTCTCATGGAGGAGACCGGTACTCTTGGTGTTCGTATCTATGAAGTCCCGCGGCTGGTTGCAAAGCGAAAGCGCAACACCGTCCCCGTTGAGATTGCGGGCGGGGTGTATGATATACGGGTGAAACGCTCGACCGTCGACGGCATTCCCATTGCCCTCAAACCGGAATTCGAGGACATGAAACAGGTGGCGGAGACGACCGGCCTTCCTCTCAGGACGATTGCGGCTGTCGTGATGAGACAGCTGGAGCCGTTCGGTCAGGAAAAGCCATGA
- the putP gene encoding sodium/proline symporter PutP: MVGNGLEILAAFVVYLGIMVTIGFLYYKKTNSVSDYILGGRGLNRYVTALSAEASDMSGWLLIGLPGLAYLSGMSAIWVALGLIIGTFLNWKFIAKRLRVYTKNANDSLTLPDFFKNRFGDTKDIIGAISSVFILIFFLIYTSAQFVAGGKLFNTVFGVDYTTALLVGSLIVVLYTFTGGFKAVCLTDFIQGCLMFFALLIVPIAALAMIGGPASAIAGIEQINPDLLNPFLDTDGNPLTIIAVVSMLAWGLGYFGQPHILVRFMAIEKPGEIREARAVAMVWVIISLLAAVAIGIIGRVFLDQPLVGADSETVFMVMTGEVFFSFLAGIIFCGILAAIMSTASSQLLVSASAVSQDLYKTFLKSDASDRQLIWISRFSVLLVAMCAIVLAIDPNSFVFNIVSYAWAGFGAAFGPIVIMALFWKRTNLQGALAGIIVGGLTVLIWKQFEFFGLYEIVPGFVLSLVAIYLVSKYTAPPDEALVRVFEETEKEVLNNAD, encoded by the coding sequence ATGGTTGGAAACGGATTGGAAATATTGGCGGCATTTGTTGTCTATCTTGGCATTATGGTCACTATTGGTTTTTTGTATTACAAGAAGACGAACAGTGTCAGTGACTACATCCTTGGTGGGAGAGGACTAAACAGGTATGTAACGGCACTCAGTGCGGAAGCATCCGACATGAGCGGATGGCTCCTGATTGGACTTCCCGGTCTTGCTTATCTTTCGGGAATGTCTGCCATATGGGTGGCACTCGGTCTTATTATCGGGACATTCCTGAACTGGAAATTCATCGCAAAGAGACTCAGGGTCTATACGAAAAACGCAAACGATTCCCTCACCCTGCCCGATTTCTTCAAGAACAGGTTCGGTGACACGAAGGACATCATCGGTGCGATTTCATCTGTTTTTATCCTGATCTTTTTCCTGATATACACATCCGCACAGTTTGTTGCCGGGGGAAAACTGTTCAACACGGTCTTTGGAGTTGATTATACGACCGCCCTCCTTGTCGGATCCCTGATTGTTGTATTGTATACCTTTACCGGCGGATTCAAGGCTGTATGTCTCACCGATTTCATACAGGGCTGTCTGATGTTCTTCGCCCTCCTCATCGTTCCGATTGCGGCGCTCGCAATGATCGGCGGTCCGGCCAGTGCCATTGCCGGAATCGAGCAGATTAACCCCGATCTCTTGAATCCCTTCCTCGACACCGACGGAAATCCCCTCACCATAATCGCTGTCGTCTCGATGCTCGCATGGGGGCTTGGCTACTTCGGGCAGCCGCACATCCTCGTCAGGTTTATGGCAATCGAAAAGCCGGGCGAGATAAGGGAAGCACGAGCCGTTGCAATGGTATGGGTCATCATCTCGCTTCTGGCGGCTGTTGCCATAGGCATCATCGGACGGGTATTTCTTGATCAGCCGCTTGTCGGTGCAGACTCGGAGACGGTCTTCATGGTCATGACCGGAGAGGTGTTCTTCTCGTTTTTGGCTGGAATTATCTTCTGCGGAATTCTTGCAGCAATCATGAGTACGGCCTCATCGCAGCTTCTCGTGAGTGCATCCGCGGTTTCGCAGGATCTCTACAAGACATTTCTGAAATCCGATGCCTCCGACAGGCAGCTGATCTGGATAAGCAGGTTTTCTGTTCTTCTTGTCGCGATGTGTGCAATTGTCCTGGCAATCGACCCGAACAGTTTCGTATTCAATATCGTCTCATATGCCTGGGCAGGCTTTGGTGCGGCATTCGGACCGATCGTAATTATGGCGCTCTTCTGGAAGAGAACCAATCTCCAGGGTGCCCTTGCGGGAATCATCGTCGGCGGCCTGACGGTCCTTATATGGAAGCAGTTTGAATTCTTCGGACTCTACGAGATCGTCCCGGGATTTGTGCTTTCACTCGTGGCCATCTATCTGGTAAGTAAATACACCGCACCACCGGACGAGGCTCTGGTCAGGGTATTTGAAGAGACGGAAAAAGAAGTCCTCAACAATGCGGACTAA
- a CDS encoding AMP-binding protein, translated as MVRYSITMDDMLVQKIDAECKNQGLSRSEWISDVCTTKFSSLNGSGSLPLPITTEDSTLDLHNMADYEETYQSFSIDTPEYFNFGFDVVDAWAKKDRNKLAMIWLDQKGNEKKFTFRDLSRLSNQVANMFIKYGPAKGEKVLIMLPRVPEWWIFVLGLIKMGIIYCPAPTMLTEKDLKYRIDAADIKMVITDSENADKVDAIFDDCPSLKSRFLIDGERDGWISYPVELSYPAPVSSKLIPLQGMARTKLEDPMLMFFTSGTTGEPKMVLHDHGYALGHIVTGRFWHDVRSTDLHFTVADTGWGKSAWGKLFGQWTEGAAIFVYDIRGKFNATELLPLMEKYGVTTFCVPPTIYRMLILADLEKYDFSELRHCCSAGEPLNPEVIKVWEDATGLTIYEGYGQTETVLCIGTFPCMKVKPGSMGLPAPGWQVEVLDEKGNPSKPNEEGHIAIKTDPRPVGLFMEYLDNEEENRHAFSDGYYYTGDRAYRDEDGYFWFVGRDDDVIKASGYRIGPFEVESALIEHPAVQEAAVIGTPDMIRGQVVKAFIVLAPSYAPSEKLVKELQNHVKHVTAPYKYPRAVEFVDSLPKTISGKIRRKELRDLEMAKIRTGKKGTPEA; from the coding sequence ATGGTGCGCTATTCCATAACGATGGATGATATGCTTGTTCAAAAAATCGACGCTGAATGTAAAAATCAGGGATTATCACGCTCAGAATGGATTAGTGATGTCTGCACCACGAAGTTTTCATCACTCAACGGAAGCGGATCACTCCCCCTCCCCATCACCACAGAGGACAGTACCCTCGACCTGCACAATATGGCGGATTATGAGGAGACCTACCAATCCTTCTCCATCGATACGCCGGAGTATTTCAACTTCGGGTTCGACGTCGTCGATGCATGGGCGAAAAAGGATCGCAACAAACTCGCGATGATCTGGCTGGACCAGAAAGGCAACGAGAAGAAATTCACCTTCCGCGACCTCTCCCGGCTCTCGAATCAGGTCGCCAATATGTTCATAAAATACGGACCCGCCAAGGGAGAGAAGGTGCTCATCATGCTTCCCCGCGTGCCGGAATGGTGGATCTTCGTGCTGGGCCTCATCAAGATGGGCATCATCTACTGCCCGGCACCCACGATGCTCACGGAAAAGGACCTGAAGTACCGCATCGACGCCGCCGACATCAAAATGGTCATCACCGATTCGGAGAATGCCGACAAGGTGGACGCCATCTTCGATGACTGTCCCTCCCTCAAGTCGCGCTTCCTCATCGACGGCGAACGGGACGGCTGGATCAGCTACCCCGTGGAGCTTTCCTATCCCGCACCGGTATCCAGCAAACTGATTCCGCTCCAGGGAATGGCGCGCACCAAACTCGAGGACCCGATGCTGATGTTCTTCACCTCCGGCACCACCGGAGAACCGAAGATGGTGCTGCACGACCACGGGTATGCCCTCGGGCATATCGTGACCGGACGGTTCTGGCACGATGTAAGAAGCACCGATCTACACTTCACGGTCGCCGATACCGGGTGGGGCAAGAGTGCATGGGGCAAACTCTTCGGACAGTGGACCGAAGGCGCCGCCATCTTCGTCTATGACATCCGGGGCAAATTCAACGCCACCGAACTTCTGCCCCTGATGGAGAAGTACGGGGTCACCACGTTCTGCGTCCCGCCGACCATCTACCGCATGCTGATCCTCGCCGACCTCGAGAAGTACGACTTCTCCGAACTGCGCCACTGCTGCAGTGCCGGGGAACCGCTCAACCCCGAGGTGATCAAGGTCTGGGAGGATGCGACCGGTCTTACCATCTACGAGGGGTACGGGCAGACGGAGACGGTGCTCTGTATCGGCACCTTCCCCTGCATGAAGGTCAAGCCGGGCTCGATGGGCCTTCCCGCTCCGGGATGGCAGGTCGAGGTGCTGGATGAAAAAGGGAATCCGTCAAAGCCGAACGAAGAAGGCCATATCGCCATCAAAACCGACCCGCGCCCCGTCGGCCTCTTCATGGAGTACCTGGACAACGAGGAAGAGAACCGCCACGCCTTCAGCGACGGCTACTACTATACCGGGGACCGTGCCTACCGCGACGAGGACGGGTACTTCTGGTTCGTCGGCCGCGACGATGATGTGATCAAGGCATCCGGGTACCGTATCGGACCCTTCGAGGTGGAGAGCGCCCTCATCGAGCACCCGGCGGTACAGGAAGCGGCCGTCATCGGAACACCGGACATGATCCGCGGACAGGTGGTCAAGGCCTTCATCGTCCTTGCTCCCAGCTATGCGCCCTCCGAAAAACTGGTGAAGGAACTCCAGAACCATGTCAAGCATGTCACCGCACCATACAAGTACCCGCGTGCAGTGGAATTCGTTGATTCTCTCCCCAAAACGATCTCCGGAAAGATCCGGAGAAAGGAGTTGAGGGACCTCGAAATGGCAAAAATCAGGACCGGGAAGAAGGGCACCCCCGAAGCCTGA
- a CDS encoding AMP-binding protein has translation MPDSEHNLTDYDEVFRTFSIDVPEYFNFGYDVIDAWAKKDRNKLAMIWVNQEGDEKKFTFRDMMNLSNKAANILLKFGINKGDRVMLMLPRIPEWWIFVIAIIKLGAVVCPCPTLLTSKDIKYRINAGKFKMVITDMENSGKFEDVCEACPSLRNRMLVDGELQGWASYPVELLYPAPVNHRKVSMPYENRTRATDPMLIYFTSGTTGEPKMVLHNNAHPLGHIVTARFWHDVRENDVHFTYSDTGWAKCGWGKIFGQWIQGACLLIYDIWGKFKATEILPLIEKYEVTTFCCPPTIYRMLIIADLKKYDLAELRHCTSAGEPLNPEVIKVWEEGTGHTIYEGYGQTETCCAIASFPCIPHKPGSMGKPMPGWHIDLLDDDGNPVNNYEEGRIAISLNPRPVGLIIEYVDNKEANAESFVGDYYFTGDKAYRDDDGYYWFVGRDDDVIKSSGYRIGPFEVESALLEHPAVQESAVVGSPDRIRGMIVKAFVVLNPGFEESEPLVRDLQNYVKRTTAPYKYPRIIEFVDELPKTISGKIKRNVLRDQEIKKMNNQ, from the coding sequence ATGCCTGATAGCGAACACAACCTGACCGATTATGATGAAGTATTCCGGACATTCTCCATCGATGTCCCCGAATACTTCAATTTCGGGTATGACGTCATCGATGCCTGGGCGAAAAAGGACCGCAACAAACTTGCGATGATCTGGGTGAACCAGGAAGGGGATGAGAAGAAATTCACCTTCCGCGATATGATGAACCTCTCGAACAAGGCAGCCAACATTCTCCTGAAATTCGGGATCAACAAGGGCGACCGGGTCATGCTCATGCTCCCCCGGATACCGGAGTGGTGGATCTTCGTGATTGCCATCATCAAACTCGGTGCGGTCGTCTGCCCCTGCCCGACGCTTCTTACCTCAAAGGACATCAAATATCGAATAAATGCCGGAAAATTCAAGATGGTCATCACGGATATGGAGAATTCCGGAAAATTCGAGGACGTCTGCGAGGCATGCCCCTCCCTCCGGAACCGGATGCTCGTCGACGGGGAACTCCAGGGATGGGCCAGCTACCCGGTGGAACTGCTCTATCCTGCGCCGGTAAACCACCGGAAGGTCAGCATGCCATACGAAAACCGGACACGGGCAACCGACCCGATGCTGATTTACTTTACCTCGGGTACCACCGGCGAGCCGAAGATGGTGCTTCACAACAATGCCCACCCCCTCGGGCACATCGTAACGGCGCGCTTCTGGCATGATGTCAGGGAAAATGACGTACATTTCACCTATTCCGACACGGGATGGGCAAAATGTGGATGGGGAAAGATATTCGGTCAGTGGATACAGGGCGCCTGCCTTCTCATCTACGACATCTGGGGGAAATTCAAGGCAACGGAAATCCTGCCGCTCATCGAGAAGTACGAGGTCACGACCTTCTGCTGCCCGCCGACCATCTACCGGATGCTCATCATCGCAGATCTCAAGAAGTACGATCTTGCCGAACTGCGCCACTGTACCAGCGCCGGCGAACCCCTCAATCCCGAGGTGATCAAGGTCTGGGAGGAAGGTACCGGCCACACCATCTACGAGGGCTACGGACAGACCGAGACCTGCTGTGCCATCGCCTCGTTCCCCTGCATCCCGCACAAACCCGGCTCCATGGGCAAACCGATGCCCGGATGGCACATCGACCTCCTCGATGACGACGGGAACCCGGTCAACAACTACGAGGAAGGGCGCATCGCCATCTCGCTCAACCCGCGCCCTGTCGGCCTCATCATCGAATACGTTGACAACAAGGAGGCAAATGCGGAATCGTTTGTCGGCGACTACTACTTCACCGGCGACAAGGCCTATCGCGACGACGACGGATACTACTGGTTCGTCGGGCGTGATGACGATGTCATCAAAAGCTCAGGATACCGCATCGGACCCTTCGAGGTGGAAAGCGCCCTTCTCGAACACCCTGCCGTGCAGGAATCCGCGGTGGTGGGATCGCCCGACCGTATCCGGGGCATGATCGTCAAGGCATTCGTCGTTCTCAATCCCGGTTTTGAGGAATCGGAACCGCTCGTCAGAGACCTCCAGAATTACGTCAAGCGCACCACCGCTCCCTACAAGTACCCGCGGATCATCGAATTCGTTGACGAACTCCCGAAAACCATCTCGGGAAAGATCAAGAGGAATGTGCTGAGAGATCAGGAAATCAAAAAGATGAACAACCAATAA